In the genome of Notamacropus eugenii isolate mMacEug1 chromosome 5, mMacEug1.pri_v2, whole genome shotgun sequence, one region contains:
- the APOC1 gene encoding apolipoprotein C-I isoform X1: MGMGTGRSRPHPVQQVRSQFFSGSGALLSSSSSLIMKPFLSFAVLAALLYFVAEGPSPAQASPSVAEDFQHFQEKVKELADTVANKAKETFTKIQESEFSTKTRNWFKQNFQKIKDKLDTTFAK; the protein is encoded by the exons GACGGGGCGCTCTCGCCCACACCCAGTCCAGCAGGTCAGGTCCCAGTTTTTTTCG GGCTCGGGAGctctgctctcctcctcctccagcctcATCATGAAGCCCTTCCTCTCCTTCGCTGTGCTGGCTGCCCTTCTGTACTTCGTAGCag AAGgccccagcccagcccaggctTCCCCCAGTGTGGCTGAGGACTTCCAGCATTTCCAGGAGAAGGTGAAGGAGCTGGCAGACACTGTGGCCAACAAGGCCAAGGAGACCTTCACCAAGATCCAGGAGAGTGAATTCTCCACCAAGACCAG GAATTGGTTCAAGCAGAATTTccagaaaataaaagacaaactGGATACGACCTTCGCCAAGTAG
- the APOC1 gene encoding apolipoprotein C-I isoform X2: MGMGTGRSRPHPVQQVRSQFFSGSGALLSSSSSLIMKPFLSFAVLAALLYFVAGPSPAQASPSVAEDFQHFQEKVKELADTVANKAKETFTKIQESEFSTKTRNWFKQNFQKIKDKLDTTFAK; encoded by the exons GACGGGGCGCTCTCGCCCACACCCAGTCCAGCAGGTCAGGTCCCAGTTTTTTTCG GGCTCGGGAGctctgctctcctcctcctccagcctcATCATGAAGCCCTTCCTCTCCTTCGCTGTGCTGGCTGCCCTTCTGTACTTCGTAGCag gccccagcccagcccaggctTCCCCCAGTGTGGCTGAGGACTTCCAGCATTTCCAGGAGAAGGTGAAGGAGCTGGCAGACACTGTGGCCAACAAGGCCAAGGAGACCTTCACCAAGATCCAGGAGAGTGAATTCTCCACCAAGACCAG GAATTGGTTCAAGCAGAATTTccagaaaataaaagacaaactGGATACGACCTTCGCCAAGTAG